The region ACGGCGACTGCCCGTTCTGCTCGGCGGCCTCGACCGCGATGCGCCAACTCGACAGCGTCGGCGTCGTGCCGTGGGACGATCCGGCGGCCCAGGCGTTCCTCGAGGCCCAGTTCGACGAGACGCCGTTCGCGCTCTTCTTCGCGGATATTGAGGCCGAGACAGTCTGGTCGGGCCGAGCCGCGGCGACCGAGCTGTGTAAGCGAGCCGGTATGCCGGTACTAGTCCAGGACATCGTCGACGGGAATTACGAGCAATTCGCGGACGCGATTCAGTCAGTGGTCGGCGCCGACCGCGAGCTCGATCCGTACCACGACGCGTATCCGATGGCCGACGACGCCGCGGCGCTGTTCGATCGCCTGGCGGCGAAGGGCGACCGGACGCACGTGCCGAACGCCTGACGCCTCGCCACCCGGTCCGAGTATCGACCGGTCGGAACCGTCGACCCGCCGTCAGCCCGGTCGCGGGCCGCACGAGCTATCGGCCGCCGGTCACTGCACGTCGATCTCTCCCCGCATCGAACTCGGGTGGATCTGGCAGTAGTACTCGGCCATCTCGTCCGTCGCCGTGAAGGTAACCGACTGGGTCGCCCCTTCCTCGCCGACCAGGTCCGTCGCGAGCAGGTCCGCACCGCTCTCGGCTTCGATCGCGAAATTGTGCTGGAGGCCGTCGCCGTTCTCCCAGACCAGCACGTACTCCGTTCCCGCGTCGAGCGTCAGCGTCGGGTTCTCCGTTTCCGAGACGTCGTCCGGCGTGACGCCCTGCCAGGCCGACGCGTCGCCGAGGAGCCTGACGTCCGCCTGCGCGTCGGTCCCCGCGTCGCCGTTGGCCGCTTGCTCCTCCCCGTCGCCGAACTCCCAGTCCGCGAACGGCCCCTCGACGATCTCGTCTTGCTCCTACATCGCGTGGATGAACGGCTGAGGCTCCCCGTTCGGGAGTTCGAACGCGGTCGGAACCGGCGCGTACTCCGGACCCTCGGGCGTCGGCCTGATCGGCAGGACCACGCCGTGAGTGTGGTGGCTCTGTCCCGCGATCGTGGTCTCCGGTTCGAGCGGCATCTCCTCGTCGAGAACCATCCGGTATCGCTCGTCGCGAACCGTCTGGGTCGTCATGAAGTGGATGACGCGGAACCCGTCCTCGGTGGCCAATTCGC is a window of Natrinema salifodinae DNA encoding:
- a CDS encoding DCC1-like thiol-disulfide oxidoreductase family protein, translated to MTTADPQSEFTGILLYDGDCPFCSAASTAMRQLDSVGVVPWDDPAAQAFLEAQFDETPFALFFADIEAETVWSGRAAATELCKRAGMPVLVQDIVDGNYEQFADAIQSVVGADRELDPYHDAYPMADDAAALFDRLAAKGDRTHVPNA
- a CDS encoding cupredoxin domain-containing protein, with protein sequence MVEGPFADWEFGDGEEQAANGDAGTDAQADVRLLGDASAWQGVTPDDVSETENPTLTLDAGTEYVLVWENGDGLQHNFAIEAESGADLLATDLVGEEGATQSVTFTATDEMAEYYCQIHPSSMRGEIDVQ